A single genomic interval of Polaribacter vadi harbors:
- a CDS encoding ABC transporter ATP-binding protein: MIQTTQLSKKYGKAEVLHIESLEIPTGQSFGLVGNNGAGKTTYFNILLDLIRPTTGAIVNHDIQVNESEAWKSFTGSFIDESFLIGYLTPEEYFEFIGDLRGMNKADVKTFLSKFDEFFNGEITGKKKFLRDLSKGNQKKSGIVAAMMGNPQVVILDEPFANLDPTTQIRLKTIIKELTENREVTVLISSHDLTHVTEVCERIVVLDKGNVVKDIATSTETLKELESYFSV; the protein is encoded by the coding sequence ATGATACAAACTACGCAACTTTCAAAAAAATACGGAAAAGCAGAAGTATTACATATAGAATCTTTAGAAATACCAACAGGACAAAGTTTTGGTTTGGTTGGTAATAATGGAGCAGGAAAAACTACTTATTTTAATATTTTGTTAGATTTGATAAGACCAACTACTGGCGCTATTGTAAATCACGATATTCAGGTAAACGAAAGCGAAGCATGGAAATCTTTTACAGGTTCTTTTATTGATGAATCTTTTTTAATTGGTTATTTAACTCCAGAAGAATATTTCGAATTTATTGGCGATTTAAGAGGAATGAACAAAGCCGATGTAAAAACCTTTCTAAGCAAGTTTGATGAGTTTTTTAACGGAGAAATTACAGGTAAAAAGAAGTTTTTAAGAGATTTAAGCAAAGGAAATCAGAAAAAATCAGGCATTGTTGCTGCAATGATGGGAAACCCACAAGTGGTAATTTTAGATGAACCTTTTGCAAATCTAGACCCAACAACGCAAATTCGATTAAAAACAATTATCAAAGAATTAACTGAAAATAGAGAAGTTACTGTCCTAATTTCTAGTCACGATTTAACACACGTAACCGAAGTTTGCGAGCGAATTGTAGTTTTAGACAAAGGAAATGTGGTAAAAGACATAGCAACATCAACTGAAACTTTAAAAGAACTAGAGAGTTATTTTTCGGTATAA
- a CDS encoding DUF5687 family protein, which yields MISHFLNLEWKQYFRSANWQKSIFLNILLIFFALWFIVSFLILGISGYYGLKEMFPDQDPLVVVNSFLMYAIVGDLIFRYLMQKLPVMNIKPLLTLPIKKNKIVHFILVKSSFSFFNIMSLFFYIPFAVVLIVQDYNVVGVLGWLFTMILLIQSANFLNFLINKNNVVLGVLVALLLGGYLVQYFDIFNLPAFIGYGFDFVYQYPITVILFVIILVLLYVTNYKQLRNEVYLDALISEKTKEVNASDLSFTEKLGDLAPFIKNDLRLMWRNKRTKSGIWMLALGLGYGLIFYTNPMYAEMQVMYVLVGIFSTGTFLINFGQFIPAWDSSYYKMLMSQNFKYERYLKSKFTIMTISVVALFLLGIPYVYFGWKILLVHFAAMIYNIGVNTHVILYGGTFNRKKINLDEKAAFNFQGTGAVQWLIGLPLMILPMIIFGLINWLVSFEIAALTLAILGFIGIALHKKLMAAITKKYITNKYVMIHAFNQEN from the coding sequence ATGATTTCACATTTTTTAAACCTAGAATGGAAACAATATTTTAGATCTGCAAATTGGCAGAAAAGTATTTTTCTAAATATTCTTCTCATATTTTTTGCGCTTTGGTTTATTGTTTCTTTTTTAATACTGGGTATTTCAGGATATTATGGACTTAAAGAAATGTTCCCAGATCAAGATCCATTAGTAGTTGTAAATTCATTTTTAATGTATGCCATTGTTGGTGATTTAATCTTCAGATATTTAATGCAGAAATTGCCTGTCATGAATATTAAACCTTTGCTAACATTACCAATTAAAAAGAATAAAATTGTTCATTTTATTTTAGTAAAATCATCGTTCTCATTTTTTAATATTATGAGTTTGTTTTTTTACATTCCTTTTGCAGTTGTTTTAATAGTGCAAGACTATAATGTAGTAGGAGTTTTAGGTTGGTTATTTACTATGATTTTATTGATACAATCTGCCAACTTTTTAAACTTTTTAATCAACAAAAATAATGTTGTTTTAGGAGTTTTGGTAGCGTTGCTTTTAGGTGGTTATTTAGTGCAATATTTCGATATTTTTAACTTACCTGCATTTATCGGTTATGGTTTTGATTTTGTGTATCAATACCCAATTACTGTAATTCTTTTCGTAATAATTTTGGTTCTTTTATATGTTACAAATTATAAACAACTGCGAAATGAAGTGTATTTAGATGCTCTAATATCAGAAAAAACAAAAGAAGTAAACGCATCAGATTTATCATTTACAGAAAAACTAGGAGATTTAGCGCCATTTATTAAAAATGATTTACGTTTAATGTGGAGAAATAAGCGAACAAAATCTGGTATTTGGATGTTGGCTCTTGGCTTGGGCTATGGTTTAATTTTTTACACAAACCCAATGTATGCAGAAATGCAAGTAATGTATGTTTTAGTGGGAATTTTCTCAACAGGAACATTCTTAATTAATTTTGGGCAATTTATTCCTGCTTGGGACAGTAGTTATTATAAAATGTTAATGAGTCAGAATTTTAAATACGAACGTTATTTAAAATCAAAATTTACAATTATGACAATTAGTGTGGTTGCCCTTTTCCTTTTAGGAATTCCTTATGTATATTTTGGATGGAAAATTTTATTAGTCCATTTTGCAGCCATGATTTATAATATTGGTGTAAATACACATGTAATTTTATATGGGGGAACTTTTAACAGAAAAAAGATAAATTTAGATGAAAAAGCAGCCTTTAACTTTCAAGGAACAGGAGCAGTTCAGTGGCTTATAGGTTTGCCTTTAATGATTTTACCAATGATAATTTTCGGGCTTATTAATTGGTTAGTAAGTTTTGAAATAGCAGCCTTAACATTGGCAATTTTAGGCTTTATAGGTATTGCATTGCATAAAAAGTTAATGGCAGCCATCACCAAAAAATACATTACAAACAAGTATGTAATGATTCACGCATTTAATCAAGAAAACTAA